The Zygotorulaspora mrakii chromosome 3, complete sequence genome includes a region encoding these proteins:
- the SKP1 gene encoding SCF ubiquitin ligase subunit SKP1 (similar to Saccharomyces cerevisiae SKP1 (YDR328C); ancestral locus Anc_5.371), giving the protein MTDNKIQTVVLVSGEGEKFTVERKIAERSLLLKNYLNDMHDNQLHDDSSEDEDDNDDNDNGGANGTADDDDDEIVMPVPNVRSSVLQKVIEWAEHHKDSNFPDEDDDDSRKSAPIDSWDREFLKVDQEMLYEIILAANYLNVQPLLDAGCKVVAEMIRGRSPEEIRRTFNIVNDFTPEEEAAIRRENEWAEDR; this is encoded by the coding sequence ATGACCGATAACAAAATTCAGACTGTTGTTTTGGTTAGTGGAGAAGGCGAGAAGTTCACGGTGGAGCGAAAGATTGCTGAACGTTCGTTATTGCTAAAAAACTATTTGAATGATATGCACGATAATCAGCTGCATGACGATAGCAGCgaggatgaggatgataacgatgataatgataatggCGGTGCAAATGGTACAGCcgatgatgacgacgatGAAATAGTGATGCCCGTACCCAATGTGAGATCCTCAGTGCTGCAGAAAGTTATCGAGTGGGCAGAACATCATAAGGACTCTAATTTTcctgatgaagatgacgatgattCCAGAAAATCCGCTCCTATAGACTCCTGGGATCGTGAATTTTTAAAAGTTGATCAAGAAATGCTGTATGAAATAATTCTGGCAGCAAACTATCTAAACGTCCAACCATTACTTGATGCCGGTTGTAAAGTAGTCGCCGAAATGATTAGGGGAAGATCTCCGGAAGAAATAAGAAGAACCTTCAACATCGTCAACGATTTCACACCAGAAGAGGAAGCAGCCATCAGACGCGAGAACGAATGGGCTGAAGACCGTTAG
- the LRP1 gene encoding Lrp1p (similar to Saccharomyces cerevisiae LRP1 (YHR081W); ancestral locus Anc_5.373) has protein sequence MDEVEKIRPYIAHLNKQLRLLKPDLEKMTSKSLDEQLLLLSDERSKLDLTNKYSYVLSSLMFAYMKVLNVKDVSPIMAELTRVKTYMNKAKSFDEKQDRKKGLEQSEQKKARRVINSVLDGNHASPAISKVHFQGKHTRFDNKSSGKDDPETISAEEITEKIKEAKSKKPNSTEKRKSKSKQKSIKVHKRK, from the coding sequence ATGGATGAAGTAGAGAAGATAAGGCCATATATTGCACATTTGAATAAGCAGCTCAGGTTGTTGAAGCCTGATCTCGAAAAAATGACTTCAAAATCTCTCGATGAGCAGCTACTGCTTTTGAGTGATGAAAGATCTAAGTTAGACCTCACAAATAAGTATTCCTACGTGTTAAGCTCATTAATGTTTGCTTATATGAAAGTTTTAAACGTAAAGGATGTATCACCAATAATGGCAGAATTAACCAGAGTGAAGACATACATGAATAAGGCCAAgtcttttgatgaaaaacaGGACAGAAAGAAGGGACTTGAGCAAtcagaacaaaaaaaagccAGGAGAGTGATAAATAGCGTGCTAGATGGCAATCATGCCAGTCCAGCTATAAGTAAGGTTCATTTTCAAGGTAAGCATACGAGATTTGATAACAAATCGAGCGGTAAGGATGATCCAGAAACTATTAGTGCTGAAGAGATCACAGAAAAGATCAAGGAAGccaaatcaaagaagcCAAACTCCACCGAGAAACGGAAAAgcaaatcaaaacaaaagtCTATTAAAGTGCATAAAAGGAAATAG
- the PEX3 gene encoding Pex3p (similar to Saccharomyces cerevisiae PEX3 (YDR329C); ancestral locus Anc_5.372): MMSSNGRGLVRRHRGKILTSVGIMATLFASGSVCIYLIKRWLYKQQLKITEQHFIREQIRRRFTQTQEDSLFALYELIPVFSMVLAKNLDLEELVIALRDKKLNKSLGQRSKKTPDNDGMSSGISTSITEMENSETNTAENKNDLVAQRTKAELWNELKVKSLVKMITICYTISSLLLLTRLQLNMLTRREYLETAIKVAVEKESSERQNGSLLNWIYGYWKPLKTVDKAGEETKSSKPSAVSKNAYINEQAFLSLSWWLLNRGWLEYQSVVRENVNKHFGNLNPRDKVTVQEFSDKLTSVFHDVNANLLNNNKNESLLKNILLPDPTLEDFVLQQTLDPEALKILNEDRTILRQLLHEATKCIESTASSIVLETLINESFQFVMEQLEKNVSKKKKSEEANDKDESYQIAVFTMSCKECCSDILKSGMVSMDNSFLSRLDSVVVLDDLSASVYSNFGFQD; encoded by the coding sequence ATGATGAGCAGTAATGGGAGAGGTCTTGTGCGGAGGCACAGAGGAAAAATCTTGACCTCGGTAGGTATCATGGCGACGCTGTTCGCCAGTGGATCTGTCTGTATTTATCTAATCAAACGATGGTTATACAAACAACAGTTAAAGATAACGGAACAGCACTTTATTCGGGAACAAATAAGAAGAAGGTTTACTCAGACTCAAGAGGATTCATTATTTGCCCTTTACGAGTTAATTCCGGTGTTCTCCATGGTTCTTGCCAAGAACcttgatttggaagaattggTTATCGCCCTAAGAGATAAGAAGCTAAACAAAAGCCTAGGACAAAGGAGTAAAAAGACTCCTGACAACGACGGAATGTCATCAGGAATAAGTACAAGCATCActgaaatggaaaattcAGAAACGAATACTGcggaaaacaaaaatgacCTAGTAGCTCAAAGAACGAAGGCAGAGTTGTGGAATGAATTGAAAGTTAAAAGTTTAGTGAAAATGATTACAATTTGCTACAcaatttcatctcttttattACTTACCAGGTTACAATTGAACATGCTAACGAGAAGAGAATATTTAGAGACAGCAATTAAAGTTGCAGTTGAGAAAGAATCTAGTGAACGTCAAAATGGTTCATTGTTAAATTGGATTTATGGATATTGGAAACCCTTAAAAACTGTTGACAAAGCTGGAGAAGAAACCAAATCATCGAAACCATCAGCAGTCTCCAAAAATGCTTATATTAACGAGCAGGCTTTCCTTTCTTTATCATGGTGGTTGCTCAATCGTGGATGGCTGGAATATCAATCTGTGGTAAGGGAGAATGTGAACAAacattttggaaatttgaATCCAAGAGATAAGGTTACAGTCCAAGAGTTTAGCGATAAACTAACAAGCGTCTTCCATGATGTTAATGCCAATCTACTGAATAATAATAAGAACGAATCATTACTGAAAAATATACTTCTGCCAGATCCCACTCTGGAGGATTTCGTTCTTCAGCAAACACTGGATCCCGAAGctttaaaaattttaaatgaGGACAGAACAATATTACGTCAGTTGCTGCACGAAGCCACCAAATGCATCGAAAGTACTGCGTCCTCAATTGTACTGGAGACATTGATAAACGAGTCCTTCCAATTCGTCATGGAACAGCTGGAGAAAAACGTCagtaaaaagaaaaaaagcgAAGAAGCAAATGATAAAGATGAATCATATCAAATTGCCGTATTCACTATGAGCTGTAAAGAATGTTGCtctgatattttgaagagtGGAATGGTATCTATGGATAACTCTTTCTTGTCCAGGCTAGATTCCGTCGTAGTTCTAGATGATTTGAGTGCGAGTGTTTACAGCAATTTCGGCTTTCAAGATTGA
- the YSP2 gene encoding Ysp2p (similar to Saccharomyces cerevisiae YSP2 (YDR326C) and YHR080C; ancestral locus Anc_5.370): protein MKHKNETGSNGSFFKKILNFKPMRKHKSKKNHHRGSISDRSSIMYTTESNGKSDIATRRVASNNRPHGNGRPLDLPEIVSIRSNTAHDDETDDTDEDGEDEERDRDIYGDGDGEDNDIDDYDGLEESSFTKNNHHDGIHPFSSLKESLRNSSRTLSKHDKKNEVRALKESNSKTTGLFNIAVPLDTSTNTNTNTNQNMRTNTNVNSHALTHSGTLNPHNSNYNPSSSSEEEQEHSNTLLNSLITMAHNAASHLPKINVKDVDETGSPLYSPITPVGNHNNLQSSPRDHNGDQRSNNLNHSPKGSNSNKEYAADGNEQDNTVIHNTIQESRTDSFLRNLDFLLSSSGKESDENGNSKQNQQTKEPSSNISNDNNLRSITTSNSTMNNTPKKKAKKGPDGINKVKFEPLTAKSPAISTFGSGNLTLDEFDSPALLFSSTPDNHSENSTDNDKISLTAKTVSAGAFQKCKGDNELLKDVNITSKMSASDTNINQMRKRSTTMPDGERRNPISPDLGHKNIAENNQSDYSKRYSRYSNLSLDYPEDLEFDERKPRRLSRKFLSRRSFSPTNIGMKVIPTLALRGSINKVRTSADFVANATASAIGNDSINENGHLIGRPSSVHRNSKVRTSTSGVTEPSSINLEDDSTPELNDIEFANAKRNAEFHHLFKLAGARSDERLIADYSCALSKDILLQGRMYISDKHICFYSNILGWTSTIFIPFKEIVQIEKKTTAGIFPNGIVLDTLHTKYIFASFISRDATFDLITDVWNQIILDKRHINTQRASSSFNDESNFPSDYSSDELTDDSDFNNEDNDSITDSTDLTSSDSAMDEATANNKQYPTSILGPAKHAPTNPDFKPAESEKLISETVIDAPLGKVVNIMFGDDVSNIESILKAQKNFEISSIPTILESKKREYSYTKPLPGSFGPSKTKCLITETLEHYELEDYVKAVQISKTPDVPSGNSFTVKTTFLLSWAANYSTKMSVYVYIEWTSKSWIKGAVEKGTLDGVTDSTKILINEISKRTKSSGSNKKTEQEGDEVFNLPKLGPITHEQTEIPFKKEKDDVIVEQDVDIPAPLGTTYQLLFGDDTSYYKRIIEKQKNFNISEIPKFENGSREYIYTKPLNASVGPKQAKCFITENIEHMDTGSYISVKQTSKCPDVPFGSSFVVNTRIFLSWTDHNTTNLLVVTNIVWSSKTLLKGTIEKGSIDGQKASTKILVEELKDIIASAGTVRKKSRKRSKTMKRSKSGSGAPKTKSVSSESSSNGSFISSLNSFLLEGFDFTSIRGIAIILTTCFFFIFLIRFISGLRLHSSDIQFPKSGKIVIDGTEYNYTPSFKTLYQVYEEDIKKSNKENFKAHRNVIQDAEESLWDWLDNRGNTSVHTDQFPNKDNHFEESNPLTSYQVQKLKDTVGIKELQLEEMKRLIRKQEISD from the coding sequence ATGAAACACAAAAACGAAACCGGAAGCAATGGgtctttcttcaaaaagattcTCAACTTCAAACCCATGCGAAAGCACAAGAGtaagaaaaatcatcatcgcGGTTCTATATCGGACAGGTCTTCTATCATGTATACCACCGAGAGTAACGGTAAGTCGGATATAGCTACAAGACGAGTAGCATCTAATAATCGACCGCACGGCAACGGGAGACCTCTGGACTTACCGGAGATAGTTTCTATAAGAAGCAATACGGCCCATGATGATGAGACTGATGACACGGATGAGGACGGGGAGGATGAAGAGAGAGATAGAGACATATATGGCGATGGAGATGGGGAAGACAATGACATAGATGATTATGATGGCCTAGAAGAATCGTCGTTTACGAAGAATAATCATCACGATGGCATTCATCCTTTCAGTTCACTCAAGGAATCTCTAAGGAACTCGTCCAGAACACTGAGTAAGCAtgataaaaagaatgaagTACGAGCACTGAAAGAGTCAAATTCTAAAACAACCGGCTTATTTAATATTGCAGTACCGCTCGATACAAGTACAAATACAAATACTAATACGAACCAAAATATGAGGACAAATACAAATGTTAATTCGCATGCGCTCACACACTCAGGTACATTGAACCCACACAATAGCAACTATAACCCCAGCTCAAGTTCagaagaagagcaagaacATTCGAACACACTATTGAACTCTCTTATTACCATGGCGCATAATGCAGCATCTCATCTGCCGAAAATCAATGTTAAGGATGTGGATGAAACTGGGAGTCCGCTTTATTCGCCCATAACACCAGTTGGAAATCACAACAACTTACAATCAAGCCCACGTGATCATAATGGCGATCAGCGATCAAACAACTTGAATCATTCGCCAAAAGGCTCTAACAGCAATAAGGAATATGCAGCTGACGGAAATGAGCAAGACAATACAGTCATCCATAATACAATACAAGAAAGTCGAACGGACTCTTTTTTAAGGAACCTGGATTTCTTGTTATCATCATCTGGCAAGGAAAGTGACGAAAATGGAAACTCtaaacaaaatcaacagACGAAAGAACCATCATCCaacatttcaaatgataaTAATTTACGCTCAATTACAACATCTAATTCTACAATGAATAACACACCCAAAAAAAAGGCTAAAAAAGGTCCTGATGGTATTAATAAAGTTAAATTCGAACCCTTAACAGCAAAATCACCCgcaatttcaacatttgGTAGTGGAAATCTAACGTtagatgaatttgatagtCCGGCATTACTGTTTTCTTCCACCCCAGATAATCATTCAGAAAACTCCACGgataatgataaaattAGTCTTACGGCAAAAACGGTATCTGCAGGagcatttcaaaaatgtaaaGGTGATAACGAGCTATTAAAAGATGTAAATATAACATCAAAAATGTCTGCATCAGATACTAATATTAATCAAATGAGAAAGAGAAGTACAACAATGCCTGATGGAGAAAGAAGGAATCCCATAAGTCCTGATCTGGGCCATAAAAATATAGCAGAAAACAATCAAAGTGATTATAGTAAAAGATACTCAAGATACTCCAATCTCTCACTTGATTATCCAGAAGAccttgaatttgatgaaagaaaacCTAGAAGATTGTCTAGAAAATTTCTCAGTCGTAGATCATTTTCGCCAACCAATATTGGGATGAAAGTAATTCCTACGCTTGCTTTAAGAGGTTCAATAAACAAAGTACGAACGAGCGCAGATTTTGTAGCTAATGCAACGGCCTCAGCTATTGGAAATGATAGTATTAATGAGAATGGACACTTAATTGGTAGACCTTCAAGTGTACATCGAAACTCCAAAGTGAGAACAAGTACTTCAGGAGTAACGGAACCTTCTTCCATCAATTTAGAAGATGACAGTACCCCAGAGTTaaatgatattgaatttgCAAACGCTAAAAGAAATGCAGAGTTTCATCATTTATTCAAATTGGCTGGTGCAAGGTCAGATGAGCGTCTAATTGCGGATTATAGCTGTGCGTTATCTAAAGATATTCTTCTACAAGGTAGAATGTACATATCTGATAAGCACATATGCTTCTATTCGAACATTTTGGGGTGGACTAGTACCATCTTTATACCGttcaaagaaattgttcaaattgagaaaaaaactaCAGCAGGAATCTTTCCAAATGGTATCGTGCTCGATACTTTGCATACCAAGTATATTTTTGcatctttcatttctagAGACGCGACTTTTGACTTAATTACAGACGTTTGGAATCAAATTATTTTGGATAAAAGACATATCAATACACAAAGGGCTTCAAGCTCATTTAATGATGAGTCAAATTTTCCTAGTGACTATAGTAGTGATGAACTTACGGACGATAGTGATTTCAATAATGAGGATAATGATTCAATAACGGATTCTACTGATTTGACTTCAAGTGATAGTGCCATGGACGAAGCTACTGCAAACAATAAACAATATCCAACTTCAATATTAGGACCAGCAAAACACGCACCAACTAACCCAGATTTTAAGCCGGCAGAATCGGAAAAACTTATCTCTGAAACAGTCATAGATGCACCATTAGGAAAAGTGGTAAATATCATGTTTGGTGATGATGTTTCAAACATCGAGTCTATATTGAAAGCacaaaagaattttgaaatttcatcaattccTACTATTCtggaatcaaaaaagagagagTACAGCTATACTAAACCTTTACCTGGTAGTTTCGGTCCAAGTAAAACTAAATGTCTCATTACCGAAACATTAGAGCACTATGAGTTGGAAGATTATGTGAAAGCTGTTCAGATCTCAAAGACTCCGGATGTTCCTTCTGGTAACTCTTTCACCGTCAAAACAACTTTTCTCCTGTCTTGGGCTGCCAATTATTCTACGAAAATGTCTGTCTACGTTTATATTGAATGGACCAGTAAAAGTTGGATAAAAGGTGCTGTTGAGAAAGGTACTTTAGATGGTGTAACTGATAGCACTaagattttgatcaatgaaATTAGCAAGCGTACAAAGTCATCGGGGTCAAATAAGAAAACTGAACAAGAAGGGGATGAAGTTTTTAATTTACCAAAACTGGGGCCCATTACTCACGAACAAACTGAAATTCCatttaaaaaagagaaagatgATGTCATAGTCGAACAAGACGTTGATATACCCGCGCCATTGGGTACGACCTACCAATTATTGTTCGGTGACGATACATCTTATTATAAAAGAATTATTGAgaagcagaaaaatttcaatatatcagaaataccgaaatttgaaaatggttCGAGAGAATATATTTATACTAAACCTTTGAATGCCTCAGTGGGTCCCAAGCAGGCAAAGTGTTTCATTACTGAAAATATCGAGCACATGGATACAGGCAGTTATATATCTGTAAAGCAAACCAGTAAGTGCCCGGATGTTCCGTTTGGTAGTAGTTTCGTTGTTAATACTAGAATTTTCTTATCGTGGACTGATCACAATACAACCAACTTACTAGTAGTTACAAATATCGTGTGGTCTAGCAAGACCCTATTGAAGGGTACGATCGAAAAGGGGTCTATAGATGGTCAAAAAGCATCAACCAAAATTCTGGTTGAAGAGCTTAAAGATATTATAGCTTCCGCTGGTACTGTCAGGAAGAAATctagaaaaagaagcaaaacTATGAAACGATCCAAATCAGGCTCAGGCGCTCCTAAAACTAAATCAGTTTCTTCtgaatcttcttcaaatggtaGCTTCATCAgttctttgaattctttcttACTTGAGGGTTTTGATTTTACGTCTATCAGGGGAATCGCAATTATACTAACAAcatgtttcttttttatttttctcattAGATTCATTTCAGGCTTACGACTTCACTCTAGTGATATCCAGTTCCCTAAATCAGGTAAAATTGTTATTGATGGCACTGAATATAACTACACTCCTAGCTTCAAAACACTTTATCAAGTCTACGAAGAAGACATCAAGAAATCtaataaagaaaattttaaagCTCACAGGAATGTTATTCAAGATGCTGAAGAGAGTCTTTGGGACTGGCTTGATAATCGCGGTAATACCTCGGTGCATACAGATCAGTTTCCAAATAAAGATAATCACTTCGAAGAATCCAATCCGTTGACATCCTACcaagttcaaaaattgaaagacACTGTTGGTATAAAGGAGTTACAGttagaagaaatgaagcGACTTATTCGTAAACAGGAAATTTCAGATTGA
- the UBX5 gene encoding DNA protein crosslink repair co-factor UBX5 (similar to Saccharomyces cerevisiae UBX5 (YDR330W); ancestral locus Anc_5.374) → MSQEQLDNFVAITSAENEDLAKHFIEMAGGDLETAIALFFEHGGNSQLTGHNSSNSLNRETSATANVNNDEQMAQRLQGEAYQEDEDMVRPPDEARHETLVDTHVFPGAYGGIGGRFEPLRRARDMFDESRPAGIFNQRLDDDYMDDNSSTTGSEYGSSNEDDGAYEYVEEPVIELDEDGNATEFTKLVRKPKLLSKEERLALLFRPPFDIMSKVNLDGAKAKARRKNKWIMINIQDAGIFQCQALNRDLWSSKQVKKLIKPNFVFLQYQYDSRNAESYINFYGLHRKDDLPHIAILDPITGERLKQWNRTVPTPQSFMDGVNEFLQNFSLDPTASNPTVKEPTPEIDPTTLTEEQQMELAINQSLGKEPNIQSPHDEQHTEAQNIQEQAQEQVPKQEQMDEFDSIKPIKHVEPSNKPGITTRIQIRTGDGKRIVKRFNTDDNVRKIYEMVKAELDGFDSCRFSLSNHRRDDLIEKLNVTIEDAGLKNSSLLLEKIDSQED, encoded by the coding sequence ATGTCACAAGAGCAGCTGGATAACTTTGTAGCTATTACTAGTGCGGAAAATGAGGATCTTGCAAAGCATTTTATCGAAATGGCTGGTGGCGATCTCGAAACTGCTATTGCTTTGTTCTTTGAACATGGTGGTAATTCACAGCTCACAGGTCATAACTCTAGTAATTCGTTGAACCGGGAAACTTCTGCAACAGCAAATGTGAATAACGATGAACAGATGGCACAAAGGTTACAAGGGGAAGCCTATCAGGAGGATGAAGACATGGTTAGACCTCCGGATGAGGCAAGACATGAGACATTGGTTGATACACATGTTTTTCCTGGTGCCTATGGTGGTATAGGGGGAAGATTTGAACCGCTAAGGAGAGCACGCGATATGTTTGATGAATCCAGGCCGGCTGGAATATTCAATCAAAGACTCGATGATGATTACATGGATGATAATTCTAGTACCACCGGTTCAGAGTACGGCTCGAGCAACGAAGATGATGGGGCTTATGAATATGTGGAAGAGCCTGTGATCGAACTTGATGAGGACGGGAATGCTACTGAATTCACGAAGCTGGTTAGAAAACCGAAACTTTTGtcaaaggaagaaagaTTGGCATTACTTTTCAGGCCACCCTTTGACATCATGTCAAAGGTAAACCTTGACGGAGCAAAAGCTAAAGCAAGAAGGAAGAATAAATGGATCATGATAAACATACAAGATGCAGGAATCTTTCAATGCCAAGCGCTGAACAGAGATTTATGGTCATCAAAACAAGTAAAAAAACTCATAAAACCTAATTTCGTTTTCCTGCAATATCAGTATGACTCTCGTAATGCAGAATCATACATTAATTTCTATGGTCTTCATAGAAAAGATGACTTACCGCATATTGCAATTTTAGATCCAATAACCGGAGAGCGCTTAAAACAATGGAATCGTACCGTTCCCACACCGCAATCGTTCATGGACGGAGTCAACGagtttttacaaaatttttcgcTTGATCCAACAGCATCAAATCCTACTGTGAAAGAGCCAACACCAGAGATTGATCCCACGACTTTGACTGAGGAACAACAGATGGAGCTGGCTATTAATCAATCTCTGGGTAAAGAACCGAACATACAATCGCCACATGATGAACAGCATACCGAGGCTCAAAACATCCAAGAGCAAGCACAGGAGCAAGTGCCAAAACAAGAGCAGATGGATGAATTCGATTCTATTAAGCCAATTAAACATGTTGAACCCTCAAACAAACCAGGAATAACAACCAGGATTCAGATACGGACGGGCGATGGTAAAAGGATCGTGAAAAGATTTAACACGGATGATAATGTCAGAAAGATTTACGAAATGGTAAAAGCGGAGCTAGATGGATTTGACAGCTGCCGCTTTTCTTTGAGTAACCATCGAAGAGATGATTTGATAGAGAAACTAAACGTTACTATAGAGGATGCGGGTTTAAAAAACAGCTCACTTTTACTAGAAAAGATCGATTCGCAAGAAGATTGA
- the GPI8 gene encoding GPI-anchor transamidase (similar to Saccharomyces cerevisiae GPI8 (YDR331W); ancestral locus Anc_5.375), which yields MLNFWKSYVVILLLCLGLLAFADDVKHTNNWAVLVCTSRFWFNYRHMANVLSMYRTVKRLGIPDSQIILMLSDDVACNSRNLFCGSVFNNQDHAIDLYGDSVEVDYRGYEVTVENFIRLLTDRWSEDQPKSKRLLTDENSNIFIYMTGHGGDDFLKFQDAEEIASEDIADAFEQMYEKKRYNEIFFMVDTCQANTMYSKFYSPNILAVGSSELDESSYSHHSDVEIGVAVIDRFTYYSLEFLEQIEKNSTATLQDLFDYYTFEKVHSHVGVKTDLYQRNPRHVLITDFFANVQNVQADKRSEENIEESKYSNDVLTNNVLNLAAERESDENKTDVRESYNNSANHFIKTHKLNNAITDDFSISYKTRIFAMSVVLSLFACVYLTKGVKAPTTKQQLFYI from the coding sequence ATGCTGAATTTCTGGAAGTCCTACGTGGTGATTTTGCTCCTGTGTCTTGGGCTCTTGGCATTTGCTGATGATGTAAAGCATACCAATAATTGGGCCGTCTTGGTATGTACATCAAGGTTTTGGTTCAATTATAGACATATGGCCAATGTTCTCAGTATGTATAGAACTGTGAAAAGATTGGGTATCCCAGACTCTCAAATTATTCTGATGCTCAGTGATGATGTAGCCTGTAATTCGCGAAATTTGTTTTGTGGTAGTGTGTTCAACAACCAAGATCATGCAATTGATCTTTATGGTGATTCCGTAGAAGTGGATTATCGTGGTTACGAAGTAACCGTAGAGAATTTTATAAGATTGTTAACCGACAGATGGTCGGAAGATCAACCAAAATCGAAACGACTCTTGACAGACGAGAATTcgaatattttcatttacaTGACAGGGCATGGTGGTGATGACTTTCTTAAATTTCAAgatgctgaagaaattgcatcTGAAGATATTGCCGATGCGTTCGAGCAAATgtatgaaaagaagaggtacaatgagatttttttcatggttGATACCTGTCAAGCCAATACGAtgtattcaaaattttattcTCCTAATATCTTGGCAGTGGGTTCAAGTGAACTGGATGAAAGCTCTTACTCCCATCACTCAGACGTTGAGATTGGTGTAGCAGTTATTGATAGATTCACATATTATAGcttggaatttttggaacagattgaaaaaaactcaaCTGCAACACTACAGGATTTATTTGATTATTATACTTTTGAGAAAGTTCATTCTCATGTAGGTGTTAAAACGGATTTATACCAAAGAAATCCAAGACATGTTCTAATAACCGATTTTTTCGCTAATGTACAAAATGTCCAAGCTGATAAACGAAGTGAAGAGAATATTGAGGAATCGAAATATAGCAATGATGTACTCACCAATAATGTACTGAATTTGGCAGCAGAAAGAGAATCTGACGAAAACAAAACTGATGTGAGAGAATCTTACAACAACAGCGCTAACCATTTTATCAAGACTCACAAATTAAATAATGCAATCACAGATGATTTCAGTATATCCTATAAAACACGCATATTTGCAATGAGCGTAGTTCTATCACTTTTTGCGTGTGTTTATTTGACGAAAGGTGTGAAAGCTCCAACAACGAAGCAACAACTGTTCTATATATAA